The Nitrospira sp. genome contains a region encoding:
- a CDS encoding cytochrome c, which translates to MLITGRMMVFCALLAGAIGLGFSNAGVKELAIIAKGGDPVSGREIYVNTCIRCHGIEGKGAPGVQLIPPPADLTSPAIQTRLDGTLFRRIHEGKPNTAMGAWKYSLSDEEIWDVLAYVRILGAEQSGQP; encoded by the coding sequence ATGCTTATCACCGGACGAATGATGGTATTTTGCGCTCTGCTGGCCGGCGCGATCGGTCTGGGGTTCAGCAATGCCGGAGTGAAAGAGCTGGCTATCATAGCGAAGGGGGGCGATCCAGTCAGTGGGCGGGAGATCTACGTGAACACGTGTATCCGTTGCCATGGTATCGAGGGCAAAGGAGCGCCGGGTGTCCAACTCATCCCACCTCCGGCGGACCTCACCTCGCCGGCTATTCAAACCCGGCTCGACGGTACCTTGTTCCGGCGCATCCATGAAGGCAAACCGAACACCGCCATGGGTGCATGGAAATACTCTCTCTCCGACGAAGAAATCTGGGATGTCTTGGCCTATGTGCGCATCTTGGGAGCCGAGCAAAGTGGACAGCCATAA
- a CDS encoding c-type cytochrome, protein MNRETIAGVALSIALWMVISCTPTPRVTGGDEPAVPRNSELPMHALFAPPSPETIPGDLRGEQIRLGYKMVVDTQEYGKRYVGNALNCTNCHLDAGLNPNSASFVGISALYPQYRERAGRQMTLAERVNECFERSMNGKPLPPDSVKLTAIVAYIEWLSQNLPPGSAVPWRGIPRITSTHQPDSLNGKKVFEQKCVFCHGSDGQGTMTAPPVWGPRSYNIGAGMARISVAASYIKANMPRGWGWTVTDAEAFDVAAYINTQPRPDFPDKIHDWPKGGKPVDVPY, encoded by the coding sequence ATGAATAGGGAGACGATCGCGGGCGTCGCGCTGTCGATTGCCTTGTGGATGGTGATCAGTTGTACCCCGACCCCACGAGTGACGGGGGGCGATGAGCCGGCCGTTCCTCGCAATTCCGAGTTGCCGATGCACGCATTGTTCGCCCCACCTTCTCCTGAAACCATTCCAGGTGACCTGAGGGGAGAGCAAATTCGGTTGGGTTACAAAATGGTGGTCGATACACAGGAGTACGGGAAGCGTTATGTCGGGAATGCGCTCAACTGCACGAATTGTCATTTGGATGCCGGACTCAACCCGAATTCTGCGTCATTCGTCGGCATCAGCGCCCTCTATCCGCAGTATCGTGAGCGTGCCGGACGGCAGATGACCCTCGCGGAACGGGTTAACGAGTGTTTCGAACGGAGCATGAACGGCAAGCCTCTTCCTCCCGACAGTGTGAAATTGACGGCTATTGTCGCGTACATCGAATGGCTCTCTCAGAACCTACCACCCGGCAGTGCGGTGCCCTGGCGCGGAATCCCGCGCATCACATCGACTCATCAGCCTGATTCTCTCAACGGCAAGAAGGTGTTCGAGCAGAAGTGTGTCTTCTGCCATGGCTCCGATGGACAGGGGACGATGACGGCGCCACCCGTGTGGGGACCGCGTTCGTACAACATCGGGGCGGGCATGGCGAGGATCAGCGTGGCGGCCTCTTATATCAAAGCGAATATGCCGAGAGGCTGGGGGTGGACGGTCACGGACGCCGAGGCCTTTGATGTCGCAGCCTATATCAATACGCAACCTCGGCCGGACTTTCCCGACAAGATCCATGATTGGCCGAAAGGTGGGAAGCCGGTTGATGTGCCGTACTGA
- a CDS encoding OsmC family protein yields the protein MKLTATFHGGTRYDVTSGTHRVVTDQPAEDGGQDAGMSPVELFVGSLAGCVGYFVGQFCGRHGIPREGLSVDAEWTMAEGPHRVGRIDIGIHLPHRITSEQKERLLKVAHGCTVHQSIAVTPNIAIQLNPHASLKGNGS from the coding sequence ATGAAACTCACGGCGACTTTTCATGGCGGGACCCGCTACGACGTCACGAGTGGAACGCATCGGGTCGTCACTGATCAGCCGGCGGAAGACGGAGGTCAGGACGCCGGTATGAGCCCGGTCGAACTGTTCGTCGGTTCGCTAGCCGGCTGCGTCGGGTACTTCGTCGGACAATTCTGCGGACGGCACGGCATTCCTCGCGAGGGATTAAGTGTAGACGCGGAATGGACCATGGCCGAGGGACCACATCGTGTCGGTCGCATCGACATCGGCATTCATCTTCCCCATCGAATCACCTCGGAACAAAAAGAGCGGCTGTTAAAAGTGGCCCATGGGTGCACCGTTCACCAATCGATCGCGGTCACGCCGAATATTGCTATCCAATTGAACCCCCATGCGTCTCTGAAAGGCAATGGATCGTAA
- a CDS encoding c-type cytochrome, which translates to MMTLTRRKQVIGMAVTLIVGLVSFQDPSFAGDPSRAKNLIQQTCVQCHRLEGTADSRFNLRAPDLMWAGSKYQRSWLIRWLTGKEAPIYAKGYRWDLTDVPSKHPMVTESEADAIADYFAEHNKDPRVTIGAFDLSKVTKFDVAFGGVAYKAHACLGCHTIEENGRLIGGPQSAALQKSGQRYDKDWLFRFGQNPQDFVPHSGEFLADATEPQLRAVIGYLMVQGVPDFQYYEPWTSPEFGSADAGRGKVLYKEYCAQCHGLTGKGDGPAASGLEPKPAVHANMPFEKLPMEYLYNVINHGGPAVGKSPNMPYWGLTIGRQGVADVIAYLKVTFKGVPDVAAVPGGGQGGTCAQPRKTAKAPEDFLAKTNPHPSSAGGIQAGKELFLKTAHPVACVMCHGEQGDGKGLMGAALVPTPRNFTCGVMMREISDGQLFWIIKNGSPGTGMMAFSGLPDEQVWQLITYIRSLAK; encoded by the coding sequence ATGATGACTCTGACGAGAAGGAAGCAAGTGATTGGAATGGCGGTGACGCTGATCGTGGGGCTCGTATCGTTTCAGGATCCGTCTTTTGCGGGCGATCCATCTCGCGCCAAGAATCTCATCCAACAGACCTGTGTGCAATGTCACCGGTTGGAAGGCACAGCCGACTCGCGATTCAATCTCCGAGCTCCTGATTTGATGTGGGCAGGCAGTAAATACCAACGGTCCTGGCTCATTCGCTGGCTGACCGGCAAGGAAGCCCCGATCTACGCCAAGGGGTATCGCTGGGACCTGACGGACGTTCCGTCCAAGCACCCAATGGTGACGGAGTCCGAGGCTGACGCAATCGCCGATTACTTTGCCGAACACAACAAGGATCCGCGAGTCACCATCGGGGCATTTGACCTATCGAAGGTCACCAAGTTCGACGTCGCCTTCGGCGGGGTGGCCTACAAAGCCCATGCCTGCCTGGGCTGTCATACGATCGAAGAGAACGGCCGTTTGATCGGAGGCCCACAGAGTGCGGCTCTGCAGAAGTCCGGTCAGAGATACGACAAGGACTGGCTGTTTCGCTTCGGCCAGAATCCGCAGGATTTCGTGCCGCACAGCGGCGAATTCCTGGCCGATGCGACGGAGCCTCAGCTGCGCGCCGTGATCGGCTATCTGATGGTCCAAGGGGTGCCCGACTTCCAGTATTACGAGCCGTGGACAAGTCCTGAGTTCGGCAGCGCCGACGCAGGGCGAGGCAAGGTGCTGTACAAGGAATACTGCGCCCAGTGTCACGGCTTGACGGGCAAAGGGGATGGCCCCGCTGCATCGGGCCTTGAGCCGAAACCGGCTGTCCACGCCAACATGCCGTTCGAAAAGCTGCCGATGGAGTACCTCTATAACGTGATCAACCATGGCGGACCGGCCGTTGGAAAATCGCCGAACATGCCTTACTGGGGGTTGACCATCGGGCGGCAGGGAGTGGCGGATGTGATCGCTTATTTGAAGGTGACCTTCAAGGGAGTGCCGGATGTCGCCGCCGTGCCGGGAGGAGGACAAGGCGGTACCTGCGCGCAACCACGCAAAACGGCCAAGGCTCCGGAAGATTTCCTCGCCAAGACGAATCCGCATCCCTCATCCGCGGGTGGAATCCAAGCCGGGAAAGAGCTGTTTCTCAAAACGGCACATCCCGTCGCCTGTGTCATGTGTCATGGAGAGCAAGGAGATGGAAAGGGGTTGATGGGCGCGGCTTTGGTGCCGACGCCAAGGAATTTTACCTGCGGAGTGATGATGCGAGAGATTTCGGATGGCCAGTTGTTCTGGATCATCAAGAATGGTTCGCCGGGCACCGGGATGATGGCGTTCTCTGGATTGCCGGATGAGCAGGTGTGGCAGCTGATCACCTACATTCGTTCCCTGGCGAAGTAA
- a CDS encoding Dyp-type peroxidase produces MPTPQPGVLAAASLHAYFLTLTTGHDIEPSAWIRAMQDILLTAKAFSAREKRAGLYYVFGIGSDLWDRLSPKNRPAGLRSFRAIQTDGRVAPATGGDLLIQISSERHDLNLELAMRLAHRLQTVATVSEEMHGFRYLDSRDLTGFIDGTENPKGTDRAAAALIGTEDRQFAGGSYMAVQRYVHDLDRWRRLDDREQERIIGRTKRKSIELPKSRKPETAHVSRVVIKRDGEELQILRQSYPWGTVREAGLYFVAYTKSLDIFDLILARMMGTSDDGQHDRLMEFSRAVTGATFFAPSLETFASLQR; encoded by the coding sequence ATGCCGACACCGCAGCCTGGCGTCCTTGCAGCAGCAAGCCTTCATGCCTATTTTCTCACGCTGACGACCGGCCACGATATCGAACCTTCAGCCTGGATCAGGGCAATGCAGGATATTCTCCTGACAGCGAAGGCGTTCTCGGCTCGTGAGAAAAGAGCCGGACTCTACTACGTGTTCGGCATCGGCTCCGACCTCTGGGACCGGCTCTCCCCGAAGAACCGCCCTGCCGGACTCCGGTCGTTCCGTGCGATCCAAACGGATGGGCGCGTAGCGCCTGCGACCGGGGGAGATCTCCTGATCCAGATCTCTTCCGAGCGTCATGACTTGAATCTCGAGCTTGCCATGAGACTCGCGCATCGTCTGCAGACGGTGGCGACGGTGAGCGAGGAAATGCACGGATTTCGGTATCTCGATTCCCGAGACCTGACCGGCTTCATCGACGGAACTGAAAACCCCAAGGGCACAGACAGGGCTGCCGCAGCGTTGATTGGAACGGAGGACCGGCAATTCGCGGGCGGCAGCTATATGGCGGTCCAACGCTATGTCCACGATCTTGATCGGTGGCGCCGGTTGGATGACCGAGAGCAGGAACGGATCATCGGAAGGACGAAACGCAAGAGCATCGAGCTGCCGAAGTCACGAAAACCCGAGACGGCTCACGTCAGCCGCGTGGTGATCAAACGCGATGGAGAGGAACTGCAAATCTTGAGACAGAGCTATCCCTGGGGAACCGTCCGTGAAGCGGGGCTGTACTTTGTCGCCTACACAAAGTCCCTCGACATTTTTGACCTGATTCTGGCGCGCATGATGGGAACGTCGGACGACGGGCAGCACGATCGACTCATGGAATTCAGCCGGGCCGTCACCGGCGCGACATTTTTTGCGCCATCACTGGAAACGTTCGCGTCACTCCAACGATGA
- a CDS encoding DsrE family protein produces MATFIISGSRGTDDPTMATLPFMAAKTAREQGHDVVLWLWNEAVTLGRKGVGDYVTGVNLTPLKELLAAVQAAGVPIWVCGACAVARQIGGGDLVPGASIKGMPDYIKAVADRDRSVAF; encoded by the coding sequence ATGGCGACGTTCATTATCTCCGGCAGTCGAGGAACCGATGACCCTACGATGGCGACCTTGCCGTTCATGGCCGCCAAGACCGCAAGAGAGCAAGGGCACGATGTGGTGCTGTGGTTGTGGAACGAAGCCGTCACCTTGGGGCGAAAAGGCGTGGGTGATTATGTGACCGGCGTCAACTTGACCCCGCTGAAAGAGTTGCTCGCCGCGGTACAGGCGGCGGGTGTGCCGATTTGGGTTTGCGGGGCCTGTGCCGTGGCCAGACAGATCGGCGGAGGGGATTTGGTGCCCGGCGCTTCCATCAAGGGCATGCCGGATTACATCAAAGCCGTCGCCGACCGTGATCGGAGCGTGGCGTTCTGA
- a CDS encoding DUF1264 domain-containing protein — translation MRKRLLAVVAIAVAGCSGVATQKAVSGEPTSPAVGYEIHVQAPHMMADGTPGGPFHHYCKGISDKILQCLLFESTDPKAPLVGVEYFVAKDLTRKLPAIQWHRHFHDHKVEIATGRVQVLDMPADQAAKVAEVAAGTDGVIYHLWQHGQEFPDGTVSFPQSLGHKFPGYSDK, via the coding sequence ATGAGAAAAAGACTGTTAGCCGTTGTCGCGATCGCTGTCGCCGGGTGTAGTGGGGTTGCCACCCAAAAAGCCGTGAGCGGGGAACCAACAAGTCCGGCCGTCGGATATGAGATTCATGTCCAGGCGCCTCATATGATGGCGGATGGAACCCCGGGAGGCCCGTTCCATCATTATTGCAAGGGCATTTCCGACAAAATTCTTCAATGCCTGCTGTTCGAATCCACCGATCCCAAGGCGCCTCTGGTCGGCGTCGAGTATTTTGTCGCCAAAGACCTGACACGAAAGCTTCCCGCGATCCAGTGGCACCGGCATTTCCATGATCATAAGGTAGAGATCGCGACCGGGCGAGTCCAAGTTCTGGATATGCCTGCTGACCAAGCTGCCAAGGTGGCGGAAGTCGCAGCAGGGACAGACGGCGTGATCTATCATCTATGGCAGCACGGGCAGGAGTTCCCGGACGGCACCGTCAGTTTTCCTCAGTCGCTCGGACACAAGTTCCCAGGATATTCGGACAAGTAG
- a CDS encoding cytochrome c, giving the protein MVMVAAVGAPGNPVFGADEAVLRPRVPMDQIEEARTWANPLPATEDTIEKGKRLFHGKAFCVTCHGKDGRGFGGDIEPGTLKGPLPRNFTDKEWQAARTDGELFWILKNGSKGTAMAPFVPLILTEEEAWQVLRYVRSFAAGGEVDSLPVR; this is encoded by the coding sequence ATGGTCATGGTGGCCGCGGTCGGCGCACCGGGGAATCCGGTCTTTGGAGCCGATGAAGCCGTACTCAGGCCGCGCGTGCCGATGGATCAAATCGAGGAAGCCAGAACGTGGGCGAATCCGCTTCCGGCGACGGAGGACACGATTGAGAAGGGGAAACGGCTCTTCCACGGAAAAGCCTTCTGTGTGACCTGCCACGGAAAAGACGGCAGAGGATTTGGCGGCGACATCGAGCCGGGCACTCTGAAGGGTCCCTTGCCGCGAAACTTCACCGACAAGGAATGGCAGGCCGCTCGAACGGACGGGGAACTCTTTTGGATTCTGAAGAACGGCAGTAAGGGCACGGCGATGGCTCCCTTTGTGCCGCTCATCTTGACGGAGGAAGAAGCCTGGCAAGTGCTGCGATATGTGCGATCGTTCGCAGCGGGAGGGGAAGTCGACTCCCTTCCAGTCCGATAA
- a CDS encoding c-type cytochrome, which yields MRTKMLILLVAVASLAVPAVAAERHMMQPRVPVDKLAEARALKSPFSNSPEVIEQGKAVYNGKGTCFTCHGTDGDGNGPAAATLNPLPRNFQHHGFWRHRTEGELFWVIKHGSPGTAMIGFGQVLADDEIWALIHYERTFAGRHGPGMRGRRGEMEAGGMGGMEGMGRRGRSEGGRGMNECEGEACGQ from the coding sequence ATGCGGACAAAGATGCTCATATTGCTGGTTGCAGTGGCGTCGCTCGCCGTTCCCGCCGTAGCGGCGGAACGGCACATGATGCAGCCGAGAGTGCCTGTCGATAAGCTGGCTGAAGCTCGCGCCCTCAAGAGCCCGTTTTCGAATTCTCCCGAGGTGATTGAGCAGGGCAAAGCGGTGTACAACGGCAAGGGCACCTGCTTTACCTGTCATGGAACGGATGGAGACGGCAATGGGCCGGCTGCCGCCACGCTGAATCCCTTGCCCCGCAATTTCCAGCATCATGGATTCTGGCGGCATCGCACTGAGGGCGAACTTTTCTGGGTCATTAAACACGGCTCTCCCGGCACGGCTATGATCGGATTCGGTCAGGTCTTGGCCGATGACGAGATCTGGGCTCTCATCCACTATGAGCGCACGTTCGCCGGAAGACATGGACCAGGCATGAGAGGCCGGAGAGGCGAGATGGAAGCCGGCGGCATGGGCGGAATGGAAGGGATGGGGCGTCGAGGACGGAGCGAAGGAGGAAGGGGAATGAACGAGTGTGAGGGTGAGGCGTGCGGACAATGA
- a CDS encoding superoxide dismutase family protein, producing MSTVTTVGIGLVIGILLSGCSSYHTGKHDTKLRAKAVIAGPGITGEADLYEEYQGRVRIKLKVQGTPESKLTPGLHGIHVHEVGSCEPFSAAKGHYDGNIDPQVNPDASVNPGLGNHPYHLGDLQNLSVDDNRKGSLYTVTSRVTLAPGLNTLFDQDGSAFVIHELSDKYLPDPPTKDAPGGARIACGVIVKQ from the coding sequence ATGAGTACAGTAACGACCGTGGGAATCGGGTTGGTAATTGGGATTCTGTTGAGCGGTTGTTCTTCCTACCATACAGGGAAGCATGACACCAAGCTTCGAGCAAAGGCGGTGATTGCAGGACCCGGCATCACGGGGGAAGCCGACCTCTACGAAGAGTATCAGGGGCGCGTGCGGATCAAGCTAAAAGTCCAGGGTACTCCGGAGAGCAAACTGACTCCCGGACTGCACGGCATCCATGTTCATGAAGTTGGAAGCTGCGAGCCATTTTCAGCGGCCAAGGGGCATTACGACGGCAACATCGACCCGCAAGTGAACCCTGATGCATCCGTCAATCCAGGTCTCGGTAACCACCCCTATCACCTCGGCGATCTCCAGAATCTGTCCGTTGATGACAATCGAAAGGGATCGCTCTATACCGTCACCAGCCGAGTTACCCTGGCCCCAGGCCTGAATACACTCTTTGATCAAGACGGAAGCGCATTTGTCATACACGAGCTTTCAGACAAATACCTGCCCGATCCCCCGACAAAGGATGCGCCGGGCGGGGCGCGGATCGCCTGCGGAGTCATTGTGAAGCAGTAA
- a CDS encoding CBS domain-containing protein, protein MATLSRPGVPVGGFKTVGQIRATNELVFRRDQNAMGVAVELLTTHTPGAPVIDERGEFIGFISEFDILRALEAGKDLNRLTAADVMAKEHIAVTEETSVDEAVKLMEDKRLLNLPVKRNGKVAYSITRHDLLRAWIGLGVSIEDQAG, encoded by the coding sequence ATGGCTACATTGTCCAGACCAGGGGTTCCTGTCGGAGGGTTTAAGACGGTAGGGCAGATCCGTGCCACGAATGAGCTCGTATTTCGTCGTGATCAGAACGCCATGGGAGTAGCCGTCGAGCTGCTGACCACTCATACCCCGGGAGCGCCGGTCATCGACGAACGAGGCGAGTTCATCGGGTTCATCAGCGAGTTCGATATTCTTCGGGCGCTGGAAGCAGGGAAGGATCTCAATCGTTTGACGGCGGCAGATGTGATGGCGAAGGAGCATATTGCGGTGACCGAAGAGACCAGCGTCGATGAAGCCGTGAAGCTGATGGAGGATAAACGGCTCCTGAATCTCCCGGTGAAAAGAAACGGCAAGGTCGCCTATTCGATCACCCGCCATGATCTCTTGAGAGCCTGGATCGGGCTTGGAGTATCCATCGAGGATCAGGCTGGTTGA
- a CDS encoding periplasmic heavy metal sensor has product MAKMQGAVVAVGFTCLLLLSSLSTRADEGHGGMMHGGHDQGEQDEHSAHYLKHLLKHAKELGLTPEQISKLKAIQLDFKRSEARLEADAKVAKLDLHALLEDEQADLTVIQAKVEQLKKAEGACLLAAIKSTRTAIALLTPEQREKDRAYREHTKSSGEGQHGGGMGGMGHGGMMGGRGGMGGMMGGMGGGAMGGSGHGQNGQSGGDHESGGSSGGQQHQH; this is encoded by the coding sequence ATGGCAAAAATGCAGGGAGCGGTTGTTGCGGTGGGATTCACTTGCTTGCTTCTGCTGTCCTCTCTCTCCACCCGTGCCGACGAGGGGCATGGGGGAATGATGCATGGTGGTCATGATCAGGGTGAACAAGACGAACACAGTGCACATTACCTAAAACATCTGCTGAAACATGCCAAAGAGCTCGGGCTGACGCCGGAACAAATCAGTAAGCTCAAGGCGATACAACTGGACTTCAAACGCTCAGAAGCCCGATTAGAAGCCGATGCCAAGGTGGCGAAACTTGATCTGCACGCACTCTTGGAAGATGAGCAGGCCGACCTCACTGTGATCCAAGCAAAAGTCGAGCAGCTGAAAAAAGCGGAAGGGGCCTGTTTGCTCGCGGCGATCAAAAGCACGCGCACCGCTATTGCCCTGTTGACCCCCGAACAGCGTGAAAAGGATCGCGCCTATCGGGAGCACACGAAGAGCTCGGGGGAAGGACAACACGGTGGTGGAATGGGAGGGATGGGCCACGGTGGAATGATGGGAGGCCGAGGCGGGATGGGCGGCATGATGGGTGGCATGGGGGGAGGAGCGATGGGCGGCAGCGGGCACGGACAGAATGGACAGAGCGGCGGGGATCATGAGAGTGGAGGATCCAGCGGAGGGCAGCAACACCAGCATTGA
- a CDS encoding cytochrome c translates to MYARIVVGLAVVILTASWALAQSHSGNLKNGERLFQQHCAGCHGTAGDGLGPDIKELIVPPVNFRAAKSRTKTDTELYLSIKQGVLFSPMHGWADRLSDQEIRDVLNYIRSLAPFNPVG, encoded by the coding sequence ATGTACGCACGAATCGTAGTAGGCCTTGCCGTGGTCATTTTGACCGCATCGTGGGCGCTGGCTCAAAGCCATTCGGGAAATCTCAAGAACGGGGAAAGACTTTTCCAACAACACTGTGCCGGCTGCCACGGGACCGCCGGTGACGGGCTTGGACCCGATATCAAGGAATTGATCGTTCCGCCTGTGAATTTCCGGGCGGCGAAGTCGCGCACGAAGACCGACACGGAGCTCTATCTGTCGATCAAGCAGGGAGTTCTGTTCAGTCCGATGCACGGCTGGGCGGATCGGTTGTCGGATCAAGAGATTCGAGATGTGCTGAACTACATTCGAAGCTTGGCTCCTTTCAATCCCGTCGGTTAA
- a CDS encoding cytochrome c, whose protein sequence is MWPVYPLHKTTALLLGTGLLCAMLSAGCAKDGRHHGESQPNPYLTSDTRYSIPLSSSAGKEHRAVMLQHLETIQVIVNALVDEDYELAQGLTELHLGFFKHRQAMAHQEPEKFPPAYHDLALAHHEAAEELARVMPSKDVKKILPPFNNVLKACVACHLEYKVGER, encoded by the coding sequence ATGTGGCCGGTCTATCCACTACATAAGACGACGGCTCTCCTCCTCGGTACGGGGCTGCTTTGTGCTATGCTGTCAGCCGGTTGTGCCAAGGACGGGCGACATCACGGAGAATCGCAACCGAATCCGTATCTGACGTCGGACACCAGGTATTCCATTCCGTTGTCGTCATCAGCCGGAAAGGAACATCGCGCGGTGATGCTTCAGCACCTGGAAACGATTCAGGTGATCGTGAACGCGTTGGTTGACGAAGACTATGAATTGGCACAGGGCTTGACCGAATTGCATCTGGGATTCTTTAAACATCGCCAGGCAATGGCGCATCAGGAGCCGGAGAAGTTTCCACCCGCCTACCATGATCTGGCCTTGGCACATCACGAAGCAGCGGAGGAATTGGCGCGCGTGATGCCCAGCAAGGACGTGAAGAAAATTTTGCCGCCGTTCAACAATGTCTTGAAAGCATGCGTGGCGTGTCATTTGGAATACAAAGTCGGGGAACGTTGA
- a CDS encoding hemerythrin domain-containing protein has translation MSEQRTITAFYAEDHDRLDELFKTFQTSKRSDFVKAKEAFKAFNVGLQRHMLWEEELLFPVWEENTGMIEDGPTPVMRHEHSQIKQLLGAIDQKVERQNLDTDQEEQALLTKLSSHNRKEERALYPAIDQVTSEEERAAVFTNMQSIPEDRYNAGCGPH, from the coding sequence ATGAGTGAGCAGCGGACGATTACCGCATTTTATGCAGAGGATCACGACCGGCTGGACGAGTTGTTCAAGACCTTCCAAACATCGAAGCGATCGGATTTCGTCAAGGCCAAGGAAGCGTTCAAAGCGTTCAACGTCGGTCTCCAACGGCATATGCTATGGGAAGAAGAGCTCCTTTTCCCGGTGTGGGAAGAGAACACCGGTATGATCGAGGACGGGCCGACGCCCGTGATGCGGCATGAACATAGCCAGATCAAGCAGTTGCTTGGAGCGATTGACCAAAAAGTGGAAAGGCAGAATCTCGATACCGATCAGGAAGAGCAGGCGCTGCTCACCAAATTGAGCTCTCATAACAGGAAAGAAGAGCGGGCCCTTTATCCCGCTATCGATCAAGTGACCAGCGAAGAGGAGCGTGCCGCAGTCTTCACCAACATGCAGAGTATCCCGGAAGACCGGTACAATGCCGGGTGTGGTCCGCACTGA
- a CDS encoding zinc-binding dehydrogenase — protein MKHRRVIVTHYGGPDALQLIEEECPEPKHGEARVKVLAAGVSLPDLMMREGIHPETPPVPFTPGWDLVGVVDRLGQSVSGLESGQIVAALPISGAYAEFVCLPQGELVPVPVGLDAAEAVSLVLNYITAYQMLHRSAKVRPGQRVLVHGAAGGVGSALLQLGRLSGLTMYGTCSSRGAPVVFELGGIPIDYEHQDFVKEIRNLTGDGVDVVFDSLGGAHIWRSRKVLRAGGRVVAYGLTGTLRAGRLASGRSGGRHRFRAIAIFGLYIAGGWLLPGRKRVIPYSIQWLKRVKPDLFRQDLIALFDLLRQQKIKPLIAQRFPLVEARQAQELLGKGGVTGKIVLVDNGSSQTSSSSP, from the coding sequence ATGAAACACAGGCGCGTTATTGTCACTCACTATGGCGGACCCGATGCGCTTCAGCTCATTGAAGAAGAGTGCCCCGAGCCGAAGCACGGTGAAGCGCGGGTGAAAGTGCTGGCTGCGGGGGTTTCCCTGCCCGATCTGATGATGCGAGAGGGCATTCACCCGGAGACACCTCCGGTGCCATTTACGCCGGGGTGGGACCTCGTCGGTGTGGTGGATCGATTAGGCCAGAGCGTTTCCGGACTCGAATCTGGACAGATCGTGGCCGCGTTGCCGATCAGCGGCGCATATGCGGAGTTCGTCTGCCTGCCACAAGGTGAACTGGTGCCGGTACCCGTCGGGTTAGATGCAGCCGAGGCTGTCAGTCTTGTCCTGAACTACATCACGGCGTATCAGATGCTGCATCGCTCCGCCAAGGTGAGGCCGGGTCAGCGCGTGTTGGTTCACGGCGCGGCAGGCGGAGTGGGCTCGGCACTCTTACAACTCGGGCGCCTCTCCGGGCTGACGATGTATGGGACCTGTTCATCGCGAGGGGCGCCGGTCGTTTTCGAGCTCGGCGGTATCCCGATCGATTACGAGCATCAGGACTTCGTAAAAGAAATTCGCAACCTCACGGGTGACGGCGTAGACGTCGTCTTTGACAGCCTTGGTGGCGCCCATATCTGGCGTTCCCGTAAGGTTCTTCGTGCTGGCGGCAGAGTTGTCGCCTATGGTCTCACTGGCACGCTCCGTGCGGGACGTTTGGCGTCAGGTCGCTCAGGTGGTCGTCATCGCTTTCGCGCGATCGCCATCTTTGGGTTGTACATTGCCGGGGGTTGGCTTCTCCCGGGGCGGAAACGGGTGATCCCCTACAGCATCCAATGGCTCAAGCGGGTAAAACCGGATTTGTTTCGGCAGGACTTGATCGCCCTCTTCGACCTGCTTCGACAGCAGAAGATCAAGCCGCTCATCGCGCAGAGATTTCCTCTTGTCGAGGCAAGGCAAGCGCAAGAGTTATTGGGGAAGGGAGGTGTAACAGGGAAGATAGTCCTCGTAGACAACGGCTCATCCCAAACATCTTCATCTTCACCGTGA
- a CDS encoding cytochrome c gives MKTLTLATILLSAVTTAVFAQVIRGDSKAGQAVYEQQCLRCHGAQLDGSGPDSQDLIVRPANLRSHITRAKTDWELLVAISNGVLFSPMHSFRGKLTDQQMLDVLSYIRSVSPPDLTS, from the coding sequence ATGAAAACGCTGACCCTCGCGACAATACTCCTGTCCGCCGTGACCACCGCCGTTTTTGCTCAAGTGATCCGAGGAGATTCAAAGGCCGGACAAGCGGTGTATGAGCAGCAGTGCCTCCGTTGCCATGGCGCCCAACTAGATGGGAGCGGGCCGGACAGCCAAGACCTCATCGTCAGGCCGGCCAATCTCCGGTCTCACATCACTCGTGCCAAAACCGATTGGGAATTACTTGTGGCGATTTCAAACGGCGTCTTGTTCAGCCCGATGCACAGTTTTCGCGGCAAACTGACGGATCAACAAATGCTGGACGTGTTGTCCTACATCCGATCCGTATCACCGCCGGATCTTACCAGTTAG